From Streptomyces durmitorensis, a single genomic window includes:
- a CDS encoding DUF58 domain-containing protein: MAAGGPQPAQAEEGKGGLRTALAGLTTRGRSFLAAGIAAAVCAYVLGQSDLLRVGLLLAVLPLVCATVLYRTRYRVAGSRRLSPARVPASSEARVHLRMDNVSRLPTGLLMLQDRVPYVLGPRPRFVLDRVEAGGRREVSYRVRSDLRGRYPLGPLQLRLTDPFGMCELTRSFSTYDTLTVIPRVEALPPVRLTGEAKGYGDGRHRSLALAGEDDVIPRGYRHGDDLRRVHWRSTARYGELMVRREEQPQRARCTVLLDTRAHAFRGAGPDSAFEWAVSGTASALVHMLERGFSVRLLTDTGNSVPGEGSDGFAGASQESADAAGLMMDTLAVIDHSEGAGLSPAYDVLRGGNEGLLIAFLGDLDEEQATVAAKMRQRSGAAVAFVLDSTAWAQGPGGAPSGPGDERVRMLREAGWTAVAVPPGVALVDLWRQADHLRASTGPAPAAGTTTGGWG, translated from the coding sequence ATGGCGGCCGGGGGGCCGCAGCCGGCGCAGGCCGAGGAGGGCAAGGGCGGACTGCGGACCGCGCTCGCGGGACTGACCACGCGCGGGCGTTCGTTCCTCGCGGCCGGGATCGCCGCCGCCGTCTGCGCGTACGTCCTGGGCCAGAGTGATCTGCTCCGGGTCGGGCTGCTGCTCGCCGTCCTGCCGCTGGTGTGCGCGACGGTGCTCTACCGCACCCGCTACCGCGTCGCGGGAAGCCGCAGGCTCTCCCCCGCGCGCGTGCCCGCCAGTTCGGAGGCCCGCGTCCATCTGCGGATGGACAACGTCTCGCGGCTGCCCACGGGCCTGCTCATGCTCCAGGACCGGGTGCCCTACGTCCTGGGGCCGCGGCCCCGGTTCGTGCTCGACCGGGTGGAGGCGGGAGGCCGCCGCGAGGTGTCCTACCGCGTCCGTTCGGATCTGCGGGGGCGCTATCCGCTGGGGCCGCTGCAACTGCGTCTGACGGACCCGTTCGGGATGTGCGAACTGACCCGCTCCTTCTCGACGTACGACACCTTGACGGTCATCCCGCGTGTGGAGGCGCTGCCTCCGGTGCGTCTGACCGGCGAGGCCAAGGGGTACGGCGACGGGCGGCACCGCTCGCTGGCCCTCGCGGGCGAGGACGACGTGATCCCGCGGGGCTACCGCCACGGCGACGACCTGCGCCGCGTCCACTGGCGCTCCACGGCTCGCTACGGAGAGCTGATGGTGCGCCGCGAGGAGCAGCCGCAGCGGGCCCGCTGCACGGTGCTCCTGGACACCCGGGCGCACGCCTTCCGGGGTGCGGGTCCCGACTCGGCCTTCGAGTGGGCGGTGTCGGGCACGGCGTCCGCCCTGGTGCACATGCTCGAACGGGGCTTTTCGGTACGGCTGTTGACCGACACCGGGAACTCGGTGCCGGGCGAGGGCTCGGACGGTTTCGCGGGCGCCAGCCAGGAGTCGGCGGACGCGGCGGGACTGATGATGGACACCCTCGCGGTGATCGACCACTCGGAAGGCGCCGGGCTCTCACCCGCGTACGACGTGCTGCGCGGGGGCAACGAAGGCCTGCTGATCGCCTTCCTCGGCGACCTCGACGAGGAGCAGGCGACGGTGGCCGCCAAGATGCGCCAGCGCAGCGGAGCCGCGGTCGCCTTCGTCCTGGACAGCACGGCCTGGGCCCAGGGCCCCGGTGGCGCTCCCTCGGGTCCCGGCGACGAGCGGGTACGGATGCTGCGCGAGGCGGGCTGGACGGCCGTGGCGGTGCCTCCTGGGGTCGCCCTGGTGGACCTGTGGCGCCAGGCGGACCATCTGCGGGCGAGCACGGGCCCCGCCCCTGCGGCGGGGACGACGACCGGGGGCTGGGGATGA
- a CDS encoding AAA family ATPase, translated as MTTYDDRASLTDLTATAERVRSSVEGVIEGKPEVVRLSLTVLLAEGHLLIEDVPGVGKTMLAKALARSIDCSVRRIQFTPDLLPSDITGVSIFDQQRRDFEFKPGAIFAQIVIGDEINRASPKTQSALLESMEERQVTIDGQTYELPSPFMVVATQNPVEMEGTYPLPEAQRDRFMARVSIGYPNPEAELQMLDVHGGVSPLDDLQPVAHAHDIVKLIDAVRTVHVADAVRRYAVELVGATRNHPDLRLGASPRATLHLLRAAKASAALSGREFALPDDVQALAVAVLAHRLLPTAQAQLNRRTAESVVLEILQRTPVPAAVQPNSGYFNQQPPGARRL; from the coding sequence GTGACGACCTATGACGATCGAGCGAGCCTCACAGATCTGACCGCCACAGCGGAGCGTGTCCGCAGTTCGGTGGAGGGTGTGATCGAGGGCAAGCCGGAGGTCGTACGGCTTTCGCTGACCGTGCTCCTCGCCGAGGGGCACTTGCTGATCGAGGATGTACCGGGCGTGGGCAAGACCATGCTCGCCAAGGCACTGGCGCGGTCCATCGACTGCTCGGTGCGGCGCATCCAGTTCACGCCTGACCTGCTGCCGTCGGACATCACTGGTGTGTCCATTTTCGACCAGCAGCGCCGGGACTTCGAGTTCAAGCCCGGCGCGATCTTCGCGCAGATCGTGATCGGCGACGAGATCAACCGCGCGTCTCCCAAGACGCAGTCCGCGCTCCTGGAGTCCATGGAGGAGCGTCAGGTCACCATCGACGGGCAGACCTATGAACTGCCGAGCCCCTTCATGGTGGTGGCGACGCAGAACCCCGTCGAGATGGAGGGGACCTATCCCCTGCCCGAGGCGCAGCGCGACCGCTTCATGGCGCGCGTGTCGATCGGCTATCCGAACCCGGAGGCCGAGCTGCAGATGCTGGACGTGCACGGCGGTGTCTCGCCGCTCGACGACCTCCAGCCGGTGGCGCACGCGCACGACATCGTGAAGCTCATCGACGCGGTCCGCACGGTCCACGTCGCCGACGCCGTCCGGCGGTACGCCGTGGAACTGGTCGGGGCGACCCGCAACCACCCGGACCTGAGACTCGGGGCCTCCCCGCGCGCGACGCTGCACCTGCTGCGGGCGGCCAAGGCCTCCGCGGCGCTCAGCGGCCGGGAGTTCGCCCTGCCGGACGACGTCCAGGCCCTCGCCGTGGCGGTGCTCGCGCACCGGCTGCTGCCCACGGCACAGGCCCAGTTGAACCGGCGTACGGCCGAGTCGGTCGTCCTGGAGATCCTCCAGCGCACGCCCGTACCGGCCGCCGTCCAGCCGAACAGCGGTTACTTCAACCAGCAGCCGCCCGGCGCGCGGAGGCTGTGA
- a CDS encoding beta-class carbonic anhydrase, with product MTFFVPSHSGPERSVPTTVIVMSTSASPTGRTSGVPAEPTGDIATAGTVTDRLVEANHRYASGFTDPGMDARPVLGVAVVACMDARLDLHDALGLDLGDCHTIRNAGGVVTDDVIRSLTISQRALGTKSVVLIHHTSCGLESLTEEFRHELELEVGQRPAWAVEAFRDVDQDVRQSMQRVRTSPFLLHTDDVRGFVFDVTTGLLREIDPA from the coding sequence TTGACGTTCTTTGTCCCTTCTCACAGCGGGCCTGAGCGATCAGTGCCGACTACCGTCATAGTCATGTCGACTTCCGCATCTCCCACGGGCCGTACCTCCGGCGTCCCCGCAGAACCGACCGGTGACATAGCCACCGCCGGCACCGTCACGGACCGTCTCGTCGAGGCGAACCACCGGTACGCCTCCGGCTTCACCGACCCCGGCATGGACGCACGCCCCGTCCTGGGCGTGGCCGTCGTCGCCTGCATGGACGCCCGCCTCGACCTCCACGACGCGCTCGGCCTCGACCTGGGCGACTGCCACACCATCCGCAACGCGGGCGGCGTGGTCACCGACGACGTCATCCGTTCCCTGACGATCAGCCAGCGCGCCCTCGGCACGAAGAGCGTCGTACTGATCCACCACACCAGCTGCGGTCTGGAGAGCCTCACCGAGGAGTTCCGGCACGAGCTGGAGCTCGAGGTCGGCCAGCGGCCCGCCTGGGCGGTGGAGGCCTTCCGCGACGTCGATCAGGACGTAAGGCAGTCGATGCAGCGCGTGCGGACCTCGCCGTTCCTTCTGCACACCGACGATGTGCGGGGATTCGTCTTCGATGTCACCACGGGTCTGCTGCGGGAGATCGACCCTGCGTGA